A single window of Amyelois transitella isolate CPQ chromosome 17, ilAmyTran1.1, whole genome shotgun sequence DNA harbors:
- the LOC106142264 gene encoding uncharacterized protein LOC106142264, with protein MGSRSSKIAQATKMASSADVTQFIKNAISQDKVVVFSKSYCPYCTLAKDVFKKVKQPCKVYELNERDDGDAIQESLQKITGFRTVPQVFINGTCVGGGSDVKALYESGKLEPMLVG; from the exons atgggaTCACGGTCGAGTAAAATTGCTCAAGCAACAAAAATGGCCAGTTCAGCAGATGTCACTCAATTCATTAAGAATGCTATTTCTCAGGACAAAGTTGTTGTATTCTCAAAATCTTATTGTCCGTATTGCACCTTGGCTAAAGAT GTGTTCAAAAAGGTGAAGCAGCCCTGCAAAGTGTATGAGCTCAATGAGAGAGACGATGGTGATGCCATCCAAGAGAGTCTTCAGAAGATCACTGGATTTAGAACT GTGCCACAAGTATTTATCAATGGAACTTGCGTTGGTGGAGGAAGTGACGTCAAGGCACTATATGAATCAGGAAAACTAGAACCTATGCTTGTGGGATAA
- the LOC106142208 gene encoding cytochrome P450 4C1 yields MIVFLLVFILAVFFYVKYRGGRKQLYELSDILPGPGCVPVIGNSHWFIGGPERILQNIKILANRAEKCPSGICKIWIGPSLYVVVTNPQDVQIVLDSCLEKDYTYKFLRAWLGNGLFVAPLDLWKSHRRVILPIFQNRLIEDFIENFGKQGSILVQRLENEVGKSEFDVFKYITSCMLDIVFETAMGERMDVQHNPDTRYLRARNYVMSVINMRLFKPWMQPDALFHLTKYSKLQKESIDITHKFTEEVVTRKRKAYENGVIHKGCKDLLELLLSRGTKFTDEELREHIDSITIAGNDTTALVISYVLQILGHHQKEQQLVYEELQQIFGSSSRLPNKEDLMKMEYMERVIKETMRLFTVVPIIARKTLKEVKLSSITLPPGISCAVVPFAMHRSKKLWGPDVDDFNPDRFLPENCANRHPCAFIPFSYGARNCIGRHFGMLAMKSILANILRKYKINSSACGNLKIEILLFPVSGHLISLEKRETPVDTSVNSSMKSMKIGPLVS; encoded by the exons atgatagtatttttattagtatttatattaGCTGTATTTTTCTATGTAAAATACAGAGGAGGACGCAAACAGTTATATGAACTATCTGATATCTTGCCAGGTCCAGGCTGCGTGCCTGTTATAGGAAATTCTCATTGGTTCATTGGCGGTCCTGAAA gaatattacaaaatattaagattttaGCAAATCGGGCGGAAAAGTGTCCTAGTGGAATTTGCAAAATCTGGATTGGACCATCTTTATATGTGG TGGTAACCAATCCTCAAGATGTGCAGATAGTCCTGGACAGCTGCTTAGAAAAGGACTACACGTACAAATTTTTGCGAGCATGGCTTGGCAATGGACTGTTCGTTGCTCCAT TGGACTTATGGAAATCCCACCGCCGCGTGATTCTGCCGATTTTCCAAAACCGTTTGATCGAGGATTTCATAGAGAACTTTGGGAAACAAGGTTCGATTCTTGTGCAGCGGCTGGAGAACGAAGTGGGAAAATCAGAGTTCGatgtgtttaaatatattacgtCCTGCATGTTGGATATTGTATTTG AAACCGCAATGGGCGAGCGCATGGACGTCCAACACAACCCGGACACGCGGTACCTGCGCGCGCGCAACTACGTCATGTCAGTTATTAACATGCGACTCTTCAAGCCGTGGATGCAGCCAGACGCACTCTTCCACTTGACCAAGTACTCCAAATTGCAAAAAGAGAGTATTGATATCACACATAAATTTACTGAAGAG GTAGtaacaagaaaaagaaaagcttATGAAAATGGTGTAATCCATAAAG ggtGTAAGGATTTATTAGAACTCCTCTTATCGCGAGGAACGAAATTCACTGATGAAGAGTTAAGGGAACATATCGACTCTATCACTATAGCTGGTAACGATACCACGGCTCTGGTTATCTCCTACGTTCTGCAGATACTGGGACATCATCAGAAAGAGCAGCAACTGGTCTACGAAGA attacaACAAATTTTCGGAAGTTCTTCGAGACTTCCAAATAAAGAGGACCTAATGAAAATGGAGTACATGGAGAGGGTGATCAAGGAAACTATGCGGCTGTTCACAGTTGTACCTATCATAGCCAGAAAAACGCTGAAAGAAGTGAAACTTT CGTCTATAACACTGCCACCGGGTATAAGCTGTGCCGTGGTGCCGTTCGCGATGCATCGTTCTAAGAAACTGTGGGGTCCCGACGTGGATGACTTCAATCCCGACCGCTTTCTTCCTGAAAACTGTGCCAACAGGCATCCCTGTGCATTCATACCGTTCAGCTACGGCGCTAGGAATTGCATAG gaCGTCATTTCGGCATGCTGGCTATGAAGAGCATCTTGGCGAATATCCtgagaaaatacaaaattaactcCTCAGCATGTGGCAACCTCAAAATAGAAATTCTCCTATTTCCAGTGTCAGGGCATCTAATATCGTTAGAGAAACGTGAAACTCCCGTTGATACGTCTGTAAACTCATCTATGAAGTCTATGAAAATTGGCCCATTAGTATCATAA
- the LOC106141807 gene encoding cytochrome P450 4c3-like — translation MIILGVLVLVVGAYWLYFSIKTHRMEKLTASLPSLPALPLVGNAMMFIGNTEKILHNLEYMAEIAFKNKGCAKVWLGPKLYIAIGNPEDAQVVLENCLDKDGVYRFLRAWLGHGLFVAPVGLWKTHRKVLLPVFHNKVVEEYLGVIGEQADVLVGRLADHVDKEEFDILKYITACTLDIVFETAMGERMDVQHTPDTPYLRARHTVIAILNMRIFKVWLQPDCLFNLTSYAKQQKDNIDLTHRFTDEVVKKKRLEYESKKRKDNNEPEGKLQAVLDLLFGREIEFTNEQLREHIDSITVAGNDTTALVIAYTLVLLGVHQGAQERAFQEQESIFGKSSRGANKEDLQQMHYLERVIKESMRLYTVVPIIARNVHKDTYLPKCGVTVPAGAGAVIGSFAIHRAKDVWGDDADTFDPDRFLPERSVGRHPAAFLPFSFGSRNCIGRNFGMLIMKSIISRVLRDYIIGAKPIDRLKIEVLLFPTNGHQIKLTRRSA, via the exons ATGATTATCCTGGGAGTGTTAGTCTTAGTTGTGGGTGCATATTGGCTATACTTCTCTATCAAAACTCACCGAATGGAGAAACTGACCGCGTCCCTGCCTTCACTGCCGGCACTGCCCCTCGTCGGAAACGCCATGATGTTTATTGGCAACACTGAAA AAATTCTTCATAATCTGGAATATATGGCGGAAATTgcatttaaaaacaaaggatGTGCTAAAGTTTGGTTGGGTCCCAAATTGTACATAG CTATTGGTAACCCAGAAGACGCGCAGGTAGTCCTGGAAAATTGTTTAGACAAAGACGGTGTATACCGCTTTTTGAGAGCATGGTTAGGACATGGCTTGTTTGTGGCACCGG TGGGTTTATGGAAAACTCATAGAAAAGTATTGCTACCTGTGTTCCACAACAAAGTAGTAGAAGAATACCTGGGTGTGATTGGGGAGCAGGCCGACGTGCTGGTGGGCCGCTTAGCCGACCATGTGGATAAGGAGGAGTTCGACATCCTGAAATATATCACTGCGTGCACTCTGGATATAGTGTTTG AAACGGCAATGGGTGAGCGGATGGATGTGCAACATACACCCGATACGCCATACCTGCGCGCGCGCCACACAGTAATCGCTATCCTGAACATGCGGATCTTCAAGGTCTGGCTGCAACCCGACTGCCTCTTCAACCTGACTTCGTACGCCAAGCAACAAAAGGACAATATCGATCTAACACATCGGTTCACGGATGAg GTTGTCAAGAAAAAGCGTTTAGAATATGAAagtaaaaagagaaaagataaCAATGAACCTGaag gtAAACTTCAGGCAGTCCTCGATTTGTTGTTCGGCCGAGAAATCGAGTTCACCAACGAACAGCTGAGGGAGCACATCGATTCCATCACAGTGGCTGGCAACGACACCACTGCCCTGGTCATAGCTTACACCCTAGTCCTTCTGGGAGTACATCAAGGCGCACAGGAAAGGGCCTTCCAAGA ACAGGAATCTATCTTCGGCAAATCGAGTCGCGGCGCGAACAAGGAGGATCTACAGCAAATGCATTATCTGGAGAGGGTCATCAAGGAAAGCATGCGACTGTACACGGTGGTGCCCATCATAGCGCGGAATGTACACAAAGATACGTACCTTC CCAAATGCGGCGTGACCGTGCCAGCCGGGGCTGGTGCTGTCATCGGCTCGTTCGCGATACACAGAGCAAAGGACGTGTGGGGTGACGACGCGGACACCTTTGACCCCGACAGGTTCCTTCCTGAGCGCTCTGTGGGGCGCCACCCAGCTGCGTTCCTTCCATTCAGTTTTGGCTCAAGAAattgtatag GGCGAAATTTTGGAATGCTCATCATGAAAAGCATAATATCAAGGGTACTGCGAGACTACATAATCGGGGCAAAACCTATCGACAGGTTGAAGATAGAAGTATTGTTGTTCCCTACCAATGGTCATCAAATCAAACTAACCAGACGATCGGCGTAA